The Pungitius pungitius chromosome 10, fPunPun2.1, whole genome shotgun sequence genome has a window encoding:
- the LOC119228751 gene encoding neuroligin-4, X-linked-like — MSKLSTSRTPRPTSPLPSSLFGVLSLILCLCLYPTSSSAQQTVPVISTVHGRIRGILTPLPSDLLGPVIQYLGVPYARPPTADRRFQPPEPPLPWPGIRNVTQFAPVCPQSLDERSMLGDMMPSWLTANLDIAATYLTHQSEDCLYLNIYVPTEEDIHEEGGQRPVMVYVHGGSYTEGTGNMMDGSVLASYGNVIVITLNYRLGVLGFLSTGDQAAKGNYGLLDQIQALRWVKENVAAFGGDPGRVTVFGSGAGASCVSLLTLSHYSEDLFHRAIIQSGSALASWAVNYQPSKYARQLGERVGCGIDDSTQLVACLQGRSYRELVEQSITPAKYHTAFAPVIDGDVIPDDPQILMEQGEFLNYDVMLGVNQGEGVKFVEGIVDSEDGVTAEDFDFAVSDFVDSLYGYPEGRDTLRESIRFMYTDWADRDNAETRRKTLVALFTDHQWVAPAIATADLHAQYGSPTYFYSFYHHCQSDATPPWADSAHGDEVPYVFGVPMVGPTDLFNCNFSKNDVMLSAVVMTYWTNFAKTGDPNQPVPQDTKFIHTKPNRFEEVAWSKYTPKEQLYLHIGLKPRVRDHYRATKISFWLQLVPHLHHVNELLQSVSSFTHSPSPQDDTPYSYTKRLAKGWPPSSTRHPGTQGGTPQPPESALGQGGGEDGVRVPPEDYSTELSVTIAVGASLLFLNILAFAALLYKKDKRRLEHRRPRPLPPPRRDITPADVAAHLQGEALMSLQVKQLECDAASADERNNTHHHHTLDTLDALDGLDTQDIYSTLDTVRLTCPPDYTLTLRRSPDDVPLMTSLTPGSLPVTPGSHPVTPATPMTPMTPGSVVGMRMGHPHQGYTHHNPYSNTHLPHTHISTHTHSTTRV, encoded by the exons ATGTCCAAGTTGAGCACCAGCAGAACTCCTCGTCCCACGTCTCCTCTCCCGTCCTCCCTCTTCGGGGTTCTGTCCCTCAtcctctgcctctgcctctaCCCGACCTCGTCATCGGCGCAGCAGACTGTGCCCGTCATCTCCACGGTGCACGGCCGTATCCGCGGCATTCTGACCCCGTTGCCCTCCGACCTGCTGGGCCCCGTCATCCAGTACCTGGGAGTACCGTACGCGAGGCCTCCGACAGCGGACCGCCGCTTCCAGCCGCCCGAGCCTCCTCTGCCTTGGCCGGGAATACGAAACGTGACGCAGTTTGCTCCAGTGTGCCCGCAGTCGCTGGATGAGAGGAGCATGCTGGGAGATATGATGCCGTCCTGGTTGACGGCTAACCTGGATATAGCGGCAACGTACCTCACTCACCAGAGTGAAGATTGTCTCTACCTCAATATCTACGTGCCCACCGAGGAAG acatccatgaggagggggggcagcggccGGTGATGGTCTACGTCCACGGGGGCTCGTACACAGAAGGCACTGGCAACATGATGGATGGCAGCGTGCTTGCAAGCTACGGCAACGTCATTGTCATAACCCTCAACTATCGTCTCGGAGTACTCG GATTCCTTAGTACAGGCGACCAGGCAGCAAAAGGGAACTACGGCTTGCTGGATCAGATCCAGGCTCTGCGCTGGGTGAAGGAGAACGTCGCGGCCTTCGGAGGCGACCCAGGCAGGGTCACGGTGTTTGGATCGGGGGCCGGGGCCTCGTGCGTCAGCCTGCTCACCTTGTCGCACTACTCCGAGG ACCTGTTCCACAGAGCCATCATCCAGAGCGGCAGCGCCTTGGCCAGTTGGGCTGTGAACTACCAGCCCAGCAAGTACGCCCGGCAGCTGGGCGAGAGGGTGGGCTGCGGCATCGACGACAGCACTCAGCTGGTCGCCTGTCTTCAGGGCCGGAGTTACAGAGAACTGGTGGAGCAGAGCATAACGCCAGCCAAGTACCACACGGCTTTCGCCCCGGTGATCGACGGTGACGTCATACCGGATGACCCCCAGATTCTGATGGAGCAGGGGGAGTTTCTGAACTACGACGTGATGCTCGGGGTGAACCAGGGCGAGGGCGTGAAGTTTGTGGAGGGCATCGTGGACTCGGAGGACGGTGTCACGGCCGAGGACTTTGACTTTGCAGTGTCAGACTTTGTGGATAGTTTGTACGGATACCCGGAAGGCCGAGACACGCTGAGAGAGAGCATAAG GTTCATGTACACGGACTGGGCCGACCGCGACAATGCAGAAACCAGGCGGAAGACTCTGGTAGCGCTTTTCACCGACCACCAATGGGTGGCGCCGGCAATCGCCACAGCTGACCTCCATGCTCAGTACGGATCCCCCACCTACTTCTACTCCTTTTACCACCACTGCCAGAGTGACGCCACGCCGCCCTGGGCTGACTCCGCCCACGGCGATGAG GTGCCCTATGTGTTCGGCGTGCCCATGGTGGGACCCACTGATCTGTTCAACTGTAACTTCTCCAAGAACGACGTGATGCTGAGTGCTGTCGTCATGACTTACTGGACCAACTTTGCCAAGACTGG TGACCCAAACCAGCCGGTTCCTCAAGATACAAAATTCATCCACACCAAACCCAACCGTTTTGAGGAAGTGGCCTGGTCCAAATACACCCCCAAAGAGCAGCTGTATCTCCACATTGGCCTGAAGCCCCGTGTCAGAGACCACTACCGCGCCACCAAGATCTCCTTCTGGCTCCAGCTGGTCCCTCACTTGCATCACGTCAATGAGCTTCTGCAATCGGTGTCCTCCTTCACGCACAGTCCCTCCCCGCAGGACGACACTCCTTATTCTTACACTAAGCGCCTAGCCAAAGGGTGGCCGCCTAGTAGCACACGTCATCCGGGTACGCAAGGAGGCACCCCGCAGCCGCCCGAGTCCGCTTTGGGCCAAGGTGGAGGGGAAGACGGGGTCCGCGTCCCTCCCGAGGACTACTCAACCGAGCTGTCGGTGACGATCGCCGTGGGAGCCTCGCTGCTCTTTCTCAACATCCTCGCGTTTGCCGCGCTGTTGTACAAGAAGGACAAGCGGCGTCTGGAGCATCGCCGGCCGCGGCCGCTTCCTCCCCCAAGACGGGACATCACGCCTGCAGATGTCGCCGCCCACTTGCAAGGGGAAGCGCTGATGTCATTGCAG GTGAAGCAGCTGGAGTGTGACGCCGCATCAGCAGACGAGAGGAACAACACGCACCACCATCACACTCTGGATACGCTGGACGCCCTGGACGGCTTGGACACCCAGGACATCTACAGCACGCTGGACACCGTGCGCCTCACCTGCCCGCCCGACTACACCCTGACCTTGCGCCGCTCGCCTGACGACGTCCCCCTCATGACCTCTCTGACCCCGGGATCACTGCCTGTGACTCCCGGGTCCCACCCCGTTACCCCAGCGACGCCGATGACCCCCATGACGCCCGGATCAGTGGTGGGGATGAGGATGGGGCATCCGCACCAGGGATACACACACCATAACCCGTATAGTAATACACACctgccgcacacacacatctccacgcacacacactccactaCGCGTGTATAA